One Pontibacillus yanchengensis DNA window includes the following coding sequences:
- a CDS encoding DUF5301 domain-containing protein, whose product MMACFLIIGCQSSNLKSAEEVTNIEVIEWDGQKRIASIDDKQFIQKIVKALDHAQKESTANMDFKQPDYKLHFNHKEKALFTMGYYKEVIVLNNKVRYFDYQEGELYNVEIPFLKEAYTQ is encoded by the coding sequence ATGATGGCTTGTTTTCTAATAATAGGTTGCCAAAGCAGCAATCTTAAGAGTGCGGAAGAGGTAACAAACATAGAAGTCATTGAATGGGACGGTCAGAAGCGAATTGCCTCGATTGATGACAAACAATTTATCCAGAAGATAGTAAAAGCCTTAGATCATGCCCAGAAAGAATCAACAGCAAACATGGACTTTAAGCAGCCTGATTATAAGTTGCATTTTAATCATAAGGAAAAGGCTTTGTTCACTATGGGATACTACAAAGAAGTTATCGTATTGAACAACAAAGTGAGATATTTCGATTATCAAGAGGGGGAGCTGTATAATGTTGAAATCCCCTTCCTTAAAGAAGCATATACGCAATAG
- a CDS encoding copper homeostasis protein CutC — protein sequence MLLECIVQNKQEAKEAEKLGVDRVELVSAMQEGGLTPSYGTIKQVLESVDIPVQVMIRPHSYGYVYNEEDFQVICEDIRAIQELGGNRIVFGALHEDFTINEKMLQEFITRFPDLNITFHRAFDEIASQEEAYKTLSKYHSNVKQILTSGGASNCEEGKEELAKLVHLSREHDGPIIMPGGGMKPSNLGRVHHVAGAEAYHFGKSVRMDNSFANGLDAEVVKGLLENTQDR from the coding sequence ATGCTATTAGAATGCATTGTACAAAATAAACAAGAAGCTAAGGAAGCAGAAAAACTAGGCGTGGACCGTGTAGAGTTGGTTTCAGCCATGCAAGAAGGAGGTCTAACGCCGAGCTACGGAACGATAAAACAAGTATTAGAGAGCGTAGACATCCCGGTCCAGGTTATGATTCGTCCCCATAGCTACGGTTATGTTTATAACGAAGAGGATTTTCAAGTCATATGTGAGGATATTCGTGCGATACAGGAACTTGGCGGGAACCGAATCGTCTTTGGTGCGTTACATGAGGATTTCACAATTAATGAGAAGATGCTTCAAGAGTTCATAACAAGGTTTCCTGATCTGAATATCACATTCCACAGGGCTTTCGATGAAATAGCATCACAGGAAGAAGCCTATAAAACGCTATCAAAATATCATTCGAATGTGAAGCAAATCTTAACATCAGGCGGTGCTTCTAATTGTGAAGAGGGGAAGGAAGAGTTAGCAAAACTAGTACACCTTTCTCGGGAACACGATGGTCCTATTATTATGCCTGGTGGAGGCATGAAGCCTTCTAATTTAGGACGGGTTCACCATGTGGCAGGGGCAGAAGCGTATCATTTTGGAAAATCGGTACGAATGGATAACTCCTTTGCGAACGGGTTAGATGCGGAAGTTGTAAAAGGGTTGCTTGAGAATACTCAAGATAGGTAA
- a CDS encoding TRAP transporter large permease: MSMVVIILFFVFLFMAIPISLVLGMTTILYFLMEGNGTLMQSTPMRLYSGLDNFGLLAIPLFMLAGELMNGGGITTRLVKFAKVLFGHVRGGLAYVTIVSNMFLASILGSANAQAAMMSKIMVPEMEREGYKKEFSSALTLASSIVAPIIPPSMIFIIYGTLSGTSIGGLFMAGIVPGILYGIGFITLISIIGYKYNFHKSERATWKEIFKSTFNVLPALLVPVIIIGGIISGAFTATESAAIASVVAYIVGTFFYRELKWRKIPEILINTVVTSATVTFLIAMANIFGWMIAFEQIPQAIVSGMTSLSDNPFVFLLLVNIFLLLLGAVLDGIAALIILVPVFMPLLTVYEIDPIHFGVIICINLTLGLLTPPVGTGLFIVSSIAQVRFEKLVRSVAPFLIMGVLILFVITYWEAAILFIPNWLGL; this comes from the coding sequence ATGAGTATGGTAGTTATTATCTTATTTTTTGTGTTCTTGTTCATGGCCATTCCAATATCTCTTGTTCTAGGAATGACGACTATCCTTTACTTTTTAATGGAGGGGAATGGCACATTAATGCAATCCACACCGATGCGTCTGTACTCTGGATTGGACAACTTTGGCTTACTAGCGATTCCCTTGTTTATGTTGGCAGGTGAATTGATGAATGGTGGGGGGATTACAACCCGTCTTGTTAAATTTGCTAAAGTATTATTTGGCCATGTGCGAGGAGGTCTTGCCTATGTAACAATCGTCTCGAATATGTTTTTAGCTTCTATACTAGGATCAGCAAATGCACAAGCCGCCATGATGAGTAAAATTATGGTTCCTGAAATGGAAAGGGAGGGTTATAAAAAAGAGTTTTCTTCTGCTTTGACCCTTGCCTCTTCTATCGTGGCACCTATTATCCCTCCAAGTATGATTTTTATTATATATGGAACCCTTTCTGGTACATCCATTGGTGGTTTATTCATGGCAGGAATTGTTCCGGGGATACTTTATGGAATAGGGTTTATTACGTTAATTAGCATTATAGGCTATAAATACAATTTTCATAAAAGTGAACGGGCAACATGGAAGGAAATCTTTAAGAGCACATTTAATGTATTACCAGCCTTACTCGTACCAGTCATTATTATAGGGGGCATCATTAGCGGAGCTTTCACGGCTACTGAATCAGCAGCCATCGCATCAGTCGTTGCTTATATTGTCGGCACATTTTTCTATAGAGAATTAAAATGGAGAAAAATACCCGAGATCCTCATTAATACAGTGGTTACTTCTGCTACCGTAACCTTTCTGATTGCAATGGCCAACATATTTGGTTGGATGATTGCATTTGAACAAATTCCTCAGGCAATCGTTTCTGGTATGACATCACTTTCTGATAATCCATTCGTCTTTTTATTGCTAGTAAACATCTTTCTTCTATTATTAGGGGCGGTGTTGGATGGCATTGCAGCTCTTATAATCCTAGTCCCCGTATTTATGCCTCTACTAACAGTATATGAAATAGACCCAATACATTTTGGGGTTATCATTTGTATTAACTTGACTCTCGGATTACTAACACCACCAGTTGGTACAGGTCTGTTTATTGTATCATCAATCGCACAAGTCCGTTTTGAAAAGCTTGTACGATCTGTAGCGCCTTTCCTTATTATGGGGGTACTTATTCTTTTTGTGATTACATATTGGGAGGCAGCAATACTGTTTATACCGAATTGGTTGGGATTGTAA
- a CDS encoding TRAP transporter small permease, which translates to MRTISHGISKIEKGISILLMFSMAIVVTLAVAFRYVLQSPLSWAGEISVFLLIWISFIGGSLGLKYKSQAAVTIVVEYIPENIKRMVMIVGHICMLLFLFILIYYSFTWILSPSVSYQKSTTLLVPMWIPYMAVPLGLTFAAVHLLSNLFDIFQKGESQ; encoded by the coding sequence ATGAGGACAATAAGTCATGGTATTTCCAAAATAGAAAAAGGTATCTCCATTTTATTAATGTTTTCAATGGCCATTGTAGTTACTCTTGCTGTAGCCTTTCGATACGTATTGCAATCACCCCTATCATGGGCGGGAGAGATTTCTGTTTTCTTACTCATATGGATTAGTTTTATTGGCGGCAGTCTGGGACTTAAATATAAGTCCCAGGCAGCAGTCACCATTGTAGTGGAATACATTCCTGAGAATATTAAAAGAATGGTCATGATAGTAGGGCATATATGTATGCTCCTTTTTCTATTTATCTTAATCTATTACAGCTTCACTTGGATTTTATCTCCAAGTGTTTCTTATCAAAAGTCAACCACATTATTAGTACCAATGTGGATTCCGTATATGGCTGTTCCTTTGGGCCTAACCTTTGCGGCAGTACACCTACTTTCCAACCTATTTGATATTTTTCAAAAGGGGGAGAGCCAATGA
- a CDS encoding TRAP transporter substrate-binding protein has protein sequence MNTFTKWFMYLVALSLVVFALAACNESSESGATTSGESSGDNSGKSYSFKLAHITPPTHMWHKGAEKFKEELEERSGGRMELEIYPSSQLGSEADMVEQIVAGSVDFGLITAAYMSSREQAFAAWFTPYAFEDLEAANDARDSEVAKKILGTLDQQGLVGLDYLFAGQRVMLFKDKEVKSTSDMDGLKLRVTPSPPMQDFYTSTGASTEGLPLPEVYSAVQTGVIDGMDMDLDATITNKYHEVVDHAAVTNHMVWPAIAMANKSTFEGMSEEDQQIVRESIKAAAEYTAMTRAGKEEDFKQQLKDEGMNVYELDESLFKEQKEMFDEKYGKKDPLIQEFIDSFR, from the coding sequence ATGAATACATTCACTAAATGGTTCATGTATCTAGTAGCACTGTCGCTTGTAGTATTCGCGTTGGCAGCATGTAACGAATCATCTGAATCTGGTGCTACTACTTCTGGTGAAAGCTCCGGAGACAATTCAGGAAAATCTTATTCCTTTAAGCTGGCACACATTACACCACCTACACACATGTGGCATAAAGGTGCAGAAAAGTTTAAAGAGGAACTTGAAGAACGTTCAGGTGGCAGAATGGAATTAGAGATTTATCCGTCCAGTCAGCTTGGTTCTGAAGCTGATATGGTGGAACAAATCGTTGCGGGTTCAGTTGACTTTGGTTTAATTACTGCTGCATATATGAGTTCACGTGAGCAAGCTTTCGCAGCTTGGTTTACGCCTTATGCATTTGAAGATTTAGAAGCAGCGAACGATGCACGTGATTCTGAGGTCGCTAAGAAAATACTTGGCACATTAGATCAACAAGGATTAGTAGGGTTGGATTACTTGTTCGCAGGTCAGCGTGTCATGTTGTTTAAAGATAAAGAAGTAAAGAGTACGTCAGATATGGATGGACTTAAACTACGCGTTACACCTAGTCCACCAATGCAGGATTTCTACACATCTACAGGAGCATCAACTGAAGGGCTACCATTACCAGAAGTGTATTCAGCAGTACAAACTGGTGTAATTGATGGAATGGATATGGACCTTGATGCAACCATCACAAATAAATATCACGAAGTAGTTGATCATGCTGCTGTTACAAATCACATGGTATGGCCAGCCATTGCGATGGCGAACAAATCTACTTTTGAAGGAATGTCAGAAGAAGACCAACAAATTGTTAGAGAATCTATCAAAGCAGCTGCAGAATATACAGCTATGACAAGAGCGGGTAAGGAAGAAGATTTTAAGCAACAGCTAAAGGATGAGGGAATGAATGTATACGAGCTAGATGAATCGTTATTTAAAGAACAGAAAGAAATGTTTGATGAGAAATACGGTAAGAAAGATCCACTTATTCAAGAATTTATCGATTCATTCCGCTAA
- a CDS encoding FAD synthetase has translation MRIHHNHPPNLPSSVVAIGAFDGVHRGHQRVISQAVKRSKKYNVPTVVYTFDPSPRSYFQGARILTTIEKKIEHIQRLGVDHVVIARFDETYINRTPASFIDELTNISPLEIHVGRDFRFGKNRSGDVDLLAEHFQLQLTESVCCPGGTIISSTRIRNLLSQGNIQEATFLLGWSSSNFVSQDFAYQSNPS, from the coding sequence ATGAGAATACACCATAACCACCCCCCAAATTTGCCTTCGAGTGTTGTGGCCATCGGCGCTTTTGACGGTGTACATCGTGGGCATCAAAGGGTAATATCTCAGGCCGTCAAACGAAGCAAGAAGTACAACGTTCCAACCGTAGTATATACGTTTGACCCTTCGCCTCGCTCTTATTTTCAAGGAGCACGAATTTTAACAACTATTGAAAAGAAAATCGAGCATATTCAGAGGTTAGGAGTAGATCATGTCGTCATTGCTCGGTTTGATGAAACTTATATTAATAGAACTCCCGCTAGTTTCATAGATGAACTAACAAATATTTCTCCACTTGAAATACATGTGGGTAGAGACTTTCGATTTGGAAAGAACCGTTCCGGGGATGTTGATCTATTAGCTGAGCACTTCCAACTTCAACTCACGGAGTCTGTTTGTTGTCCAGGTGGTACTATTATTTCATCTACTCGCATTCGTAATCTACTTTCACAAGGAAACATACAAGAAGCTACCTTTTTGTTAGGATGGTCATCTTCTAATTTCGTCTCTCAAGATTTTGCTTATCAATCAAACCCTTCCTAG
- a CDS encoding 2-hydroxymuconate tautomerase family protein: MPIAFLHILEGRNKETKNQLIAEVSEAMSRTLEVDPSKVRVLVQEVPKEHWAEAGITKADRL, translated from the coding sequence ATGCCTATTGCCTTTCTTCATATCCTTGAAGGACGAAATAAAGAAACGAAGAATCAATTAATAGCTGAAGTTAGCGAGGCGATGAGCCGTACCCTTGAGGTAGATCCTAGTAAAGTCCGTGTCCTCGTTCAAGAAGTTCCGAAAGAACACTGGGCCGAAGCTGGCATAACAAAAGCAGATAGACTTTAG
- a CDS encoding 2-keto-4-pentenoate hydratase yields the protein METNTLQLKQIAEMIDSHQTNGTEMDKITINHPSLTVDEAYEIQTLWSDTAENRGDHMIGWKMGLTSKVKQESVGVKEPIYGRLTQSMEVNHPVLLLDTLIHPRVEPEIAFVMNKEVKGGNVTPKDIWMATEMIMPAIEVIDSRYRNFSFTLEDVVADNASSSRFFLGDQAFSPYHTSLSDVEVTMSKNGEVVQSGLGSAVLGHPVRSIVELTTMINRSGLSIQPGMVILTGGITEAVNVYNGDQIDVDFGPLGKMNIDVR from the coding sequence ATGGAAACCAACACACTTCAATTAAAACAGATAGCTGAAATGATAGACTCTCACCAAACGAATGGAACAGAGATGGACAAAATCACCATTAATCATCCTTCGTTAACTGTAGATGAAGCATATGAAATTCAAACCCTTTGGAGCGATACAGCAGAAAATCGAGGAGATCACATGATTGGATGGAAGATGGGACTTACAAGCAAGGTAAAGCAAGAATCAGTTGGTGTAAAAGAACCTATTTATGGACGCCTGACCCAATCAATGGAAGTCAATCATCCTGTGTTACTTCTTGACACGTTGATCCATCCAAGGGTTGAACCTGAAATTGCCTTTGTCATGAACAAGGAGGTAAAGGGAGGTAATGTAACACCAAAGGATATTTGGATGGCAACAGAGATGATCATGCCAGCTATAGAAGTCATTGACAGTCGTTATAGAAACTTCTCGTTTACGCTTGAGGATGTAGTTGCTGATAATGCGTCTTCTTCACGTTTTTTCCTTGGAGATCAAGCATTTTCTCCTTATCATACTTCACTGAGTGATGTGGAAGTGACGATGTCTAAAAATGGTGAAGTTGTTCAATCTGGACTAGGTTCTGCAGTTCTTGGGCACCCAGTGAGATCGATTGTTGAGCTAACAACTATGATTAATCGGTCTGGACTCTCCATTCAACCAGGCATGGTAATCTTAACAGGTGGCATTACGGAAGCTGTAAACGTCTATAACGGTGATCAAATTGACGTAGATTTCGGACCACTCGGCAAGATGAATATTGACGTTCGTTAA
- the dmpG gene encoding 4-hydroxy-2-oxovalerate aldolase, which produces MNKRDVYITEVALRDGSHAINHSYTIDQVTEVAKALDEAHVPFIEVSHGDGLGGSSLQYGLSTTNEMELISAAVSVCKQADIAVLLLPGIGTVGDLKEAANIGARMARIATHVTEADVSKQHIKVAKELGMETVGFLMMAHMVPTEKLIEQAKLMESYGADTVYVVDSAGALLPHQVKERIRALREALNVNVGFHGHNNLSLAMANTLVAIEEGATRVDGSVRCLGAGAGNTQTEVLVSVLDRMNITTAIDLYKMMDVAEDIVAPILDQPQEITKGSLVLGYAGVYSSFLLHANRAAQKFNLDPRDILIELGKQKVVGGQEDMILDVASDIAQKRMTFST; this is translated from the coding sequence GTGAATAAACGAGATGTATATATTACAGAAGTAGCGCTGCGAGATGGTAGCCATGCTATAAATCATAGCTACACAATAGACCAGGTTACAGAAGTAGCGAAAGCCTTAGATGAAGCACATGTACCTTTTATCGAAGTATCTCATGGAGATGGTCTTGGAGGATCATCATTGCAATATGGACTTTCCACAACAAATGAAATGGAATTAATCTCTGCAGCTGTGTCCGTCTGTAAACAAGCTGATATAGCGGTTCTTCTATTGCCAGGCATTGGAACTGTGGGAGATTTAAAAGAAGCAGCCAATATTGGTGCAAGAATGGCCCGTATCGCAACCCATGTAACCGAAGCAGATGTTTCCAAACAACATATTAAAGTGGCCAAAGAGCTTGGAATGGAGACTGTCGGATTCCTAATGATGGCTCATATGGTTCCAACAGAAAAACTGATTGAACAAGCGAAATTGATGGAAAGCTATGGAGCTGACACAGTGTATGTAGTAGATTCGGCTGGTGCTTTGCTCCCCCATCAGGTAAAAGAGCGCATTAGAGCTCTTAGAGAAGCCTTAAACGTAAATGTAGGTTTTCATGGACATAACAACCTTTCACTTGCAATGGCCAATACTTTAGTTGCCATTGAAGAAGGTGCTACAAGAGTTGATGGAAGTGTTCGATGCCTTGGAGCAGGAGCAGGTAACACCCAAACTGAGGTCCTAGTTTCGGTGCTAGACAGAATGAATATAACTACAGCGATTGACCTATATAAAATGATGGATGTTGCTGAAGATATAGTTGCGCCTATACTAGACCAACCACAGGAGATTACGAAAGGTAGTCTTGTATTAGGGTACGCAGGAGTCTATTCTAGTTTTCTTCTTCACGCTAATCGAGCAGCACAGAAGTTTAACCTGGATCCTAGAGATATATTAATTGAGCTAGGAAAACAAAAGGTTGTCGGTGGCCAGGAAGATATGATTTTGGATGTGGCAAGTGACATTGCCCAAAAGCGAATGACGTTTTCGACATAG
- a CDS encoding acetaldehyde dehydrogenase (acetylating) encodes MTKVKVGIIGSGNIGTDLMLKLLRSDKLEITTMIGIDPESDGLKQAKSYGIRVIDTGIDGFLENPELADILFDATSANAHAYHTEKLKPLNKKILDLTPAALGPFVVPPVNLGSHMDEPDVNMITCGGQATIPIVNAVQQVCDVEYAEIVATISSKSAGPGTRANIDEFTVTTSRGIENVGGAKRGKAIIILNPAEPPIIMRDTVYCLVKEEQIDEAKVTESINQMVKKVQEYVPGYRMRTEPIFDGNKVTVFLEVEGAGDYLPIYSGNLDIMTASAVKVAEELAKYQDAQKA; translated from the coding sequence ATGACAAAAGTAAAAGTCGGTATTATCGGGTCCGGCAATATTGGAACTGATCTTATGTTGAAATTACTCCGATCTGACAAACTTGAAATTACAACGATGATTGGTATTGATCCTGAATCAGATGGCCTTAAACAGGCAAAGAGCTATGGTATTCGTGTTATCGATACGGGTATTGACGGGTTTTTAGAAAACCCAGAACTTGCAGACATTCTGTTTGATGCCACATCTGCTAATGCCCATGCTTATCATACAGAGAAATTAAAACCTTTAAACAAAAAGATACTGGACTTAACACCTGCTGCACTGGGCCCATTTGTGGTCCCGCCAGTTAATCTCGGTTCCCATATGGATGAACCTGATGTAAACATGATCACCTGTGGTGGGCAAGCAACGATTCCAATTGTTAATGCGGTCCAACAAGTGTGTGATGTCGAATACGCTGAAATCGTCGCAACGATTTCTAGTAAAAGCGCCGGACCAGGTACTCGCGCTAATATTGATGAATTTACGGTTACAACATCCAGGGGGATTGAAAATGTTGGTGGAGCTAAAAGAGGTAAAGCTATTATTATCCTCAATCCTGCTGAACCACCGATTATTATGAGAGATACTGTTTATTGTCTTGTTAAAGAAGAACAAATAGACGAAGCAAAAGTCACTGAATCAATTAATCAAATGGTCAAAAAGGTTCAGGAATACGTTCCAGGCTATCGTATGAGAACAGAACCTATTTTTGACGGCAATAAGGTAACCGTTTTTCTAGAAGTAGAAGGAGCTGGAGATTACCTTCCTATTTACTCAGGAAACCTAGATATTATGACAGCATCCGCTGTAAAGGTAGCAGAGGAGCTTGCCAAGTATCAAGATGCACAAAAAGCATGA
- a CDS encoding 2-keto-4-pentenoate hydratase: MERPETTHQCVQPLTALKQDLTIDEAYQIQLRIIQHKVERGAHIVGRKIGLTSLAMQELLGVDEPDYGHLLDNMVVENGGQIPQGKVLQPKTEGEIAFVLKEDLRGPNVTVEDVLNATNYVVPAIEIVDSRIADWNITLQDTIADNASSGLYVLGHQKVAVEDVDLAEIQMELFKNGELMNTGKGSAALGNPAKCVAWLANKLFEYDSSLKSGEVILSGALSSAVNAIAGDEFTVRMDQLGDVSVTFTR; encoded by the coding sequence ATTGAGCGTCCGGAAACAACTCATCAATGTGTTCAACCATTAACGGCTCTAAAGCAAGACTTAACCATTGATGAAGCTTACCAAATTCAACTGAGAATCATTCAACATAAAGTAGAGCGAGGAGCTCATATTGTCGGGAGGAAGATAGGCTTAACGTCACTTGCGATGCAGGAACTACTTGGTGTTGATGAACCAGATTATGGTCATTTGTTGGACAATATGGTGGTGGAGAATGGAGGCCAGATTCCTCAGGGCAAAGTTCTTCAGCCAAAAACTGAAGGGGAAATTGCTTTTGTGCTAAAAGAAGATTTAAGAGGTCCCAATGTAACTGTAGAAGATGTATTGAATGCAACCAATTACGTTGTACCTGCTATAGAGATAGTAGACAGTCGAATTGCAGATTGGAATATTACCTTACAAGATACCATTGCAGACAATGCCTCTTCAGGGCTTTATGTACTAGGTCATCAAAAGGTTGCTGTAGAAGATGTGGATCTTGCTGAAATTCAGATGGAATTATTTAAAAATGGAGAATTGATGAACACAGGAAAAGGTTCAGCGGCACTCGGAAATCCTGCTAAATGTGTTGCCTGGCTTGCCAATAAACTATTTGAATATGATAGTTCATTAAAGAGTGGAGAAGTGATTCTTTCGGGTGCACTATCTTCAGCTGTGAATGCTATAGCTGGTGATGAATTTACAGTGAGAATGGATCAATTAGGAGACGTATCAGTTACGTTTACTAGATAA
- a CDS encoding aldehyde dehydrogenase, translated as MINKVRPIDCRHFINGQYVDSDKGRTFDNINPATEEVIGVVAEGTQEEVDAAVQAAKRALKGPWCEFTPNERSNVLRRIGDIILERKEELAILEAMDTGKPYEMALEVDITRAAYNFHFFADYLTSLGTEAYQQDDQALHYAIRRPVGVVGMINPWNLPLLLLTWKMAPCLAAGNTAVMKPAEWTPMTATVLAEIIKEAGVPDGVVNLVHGFGPNAAGSALTEHPDVDAITFTGETKTGSAIMKAAAPTLKKLSYELGGKNPNIIFADADLDEVIDTTLKSSFMNQGEVCLCGSRIYVERPVYEAFLEKFVDRTKQLQVGDPFKEGTKVGAVISKEHYDRVQQYIGIAKEEGGTIVAGGGRPKGEQKGYYIEPTIVTGLTRDSRCVREEIFGPVVTVLPFDEEEDVIEQANDTHYGLGTTIWTNDLRRAHRVAHKVEAGIIWVNTWYLRDLRTPFGGLKQSGIGREGGMHSFEFYSELSNITIKL; from the coding sequence ATGATTAACAAGGTTCGTCCAATTGATTGTCGTCATTTTATTAATGGACAATATGTTGATTCAGATAAAGGTAGAACCTTTGACAATATCAATCCAGCTACAGAAGAAGTCATAGGAGTTGTAGCAGAAGGCACGCAAGAGGAAGTCGATGCAGCAGTTCAAGCTGCTAAACGAGCATTAAAAGGACCCTGGTGTGAGTTTACCCCTAATGAACGTTCCAATGTGTTGCGCCGTATTGGGGACATTATTTTAGAGAGAAAAGAAGAATTAGCAATTCTTGAGGCTATGGATACAGGGAAGCCATATGAGATGGCCTTGGAAGTTGATATTACAAGAGCTGCCTATAACTTTCATTTCTTTGCTGATTATCTAACATCCTTAGGGACAGAAGCCTATCAGCAAGATGATCAGGCTCTTCATTATGCAATCCGTCGCCCTGTAGGTGTTGTAGGGATGATCAATCCATGGAATTTACCATTACTCCTTTTAACATGGAAGATGGCACCATGTCTAGCAGCAGGTAATACAGCTGTAATGAAACCTGCTGAATGGACACCTATGACTGCGACTGTTTTAGCTGAAATAATCAAAGAGGCTGGCGTACCGGATGGGGTAGTGAATCTAGTACATGGTTTTGGTCCAAATGCTGCTGGATCAGCATTGACTGAACATCCTGATGTAGATGCGATTACCTTTACTGGTGAGACGAAAACAGGATCAGCCATTATGAAAGCTGCTGCACCAACTTTAAAGAAGCTGTCATATGAGCTGGGAGGTAAGAATCCAAATATTATTTTCGCAGATGCAGATCTAGATGAAGTAATTGATACGACATTGAAATCAAGTTTTATGAATCAAGGTGAAGTATGTTTGTGTGGTTCGCGAATTTATGTTGAACGTCCCGTTTATGAAGCCTTTCTAGAGAAGTTCGTAGACAGAACGAAACAACTGCAAGTAGGTGATCCCTTTAAGGAAGGTACAAAAGTAGGGGCAGTCATCTCGAAAGAACATTACGACCGTGTTCAACAATATATCGGAATCGCTAAAGAAGAGGGGGGAACAATTGTTGCGGGTGGTGGACGTCCGAAAGGTGAACAAAAAGGATACTATATCGAGCCAACAATTGTTACTGGATTGACACGTGATTCACGTTGTGTGAGAGAAGAAATATTCGGACCAGTCGTAACTGTTTTACCATTCGATGAAGAAGAAGATGTCATTGAGCAAGCTAATGACACCCACTATGGATTAGGTACAACCATTTGGACAAATGATTTGCGTCGTGCTCACCGTGTTGCTCATAAAGTAGAAGCTGGAATCATATGGGTCAACACATGGTATTTACGTGACCTGCGAACTCCATTTGGTGGATTGAAACAAAGCGGGATTGGTCGTGAAGGTGGCATGCATAGCTTTGAATTTTACAGTGAGCTCTCGAATATAACGATTAAGCTTTAA
- a CDS encoding RidA family protein translates to MGQKVMTPEVRLQNLGLELSPIRPAVGNYVSHVKVGNLIYTAGQGVDEYHGKLGRDLEVIDGYHAARISMLNLLNVLKFELGELNKVKRVVKILGMVNCTEDFIDQPKVIDGASDLLVDVFGEKGRHARSAVGMAQLPGGTAIEIEMIVEVEG, encoded by the coding sequence ATGGGACAAAAAGTCATGACGCCAGAGGTAAGGCTGCAAAATCTGGGACTTGAATTGTCCCCAATACGTCCAGCAGTTGGAAATTACGTAAGTCATGTGAAAGTAGGTAACTTGATTTATACAGCCGGCCAAGGAGTAGATGAGTATCATGGGAAGCTTGGTCGTGACCTAGAAGTAATAGATGGTTATCACGCTGCTCGTATCTCGATGTTGAATCTATTAAATGTGTTGAAATTCGAACTTGGAGAACTTAACAAGGTGAAGCGTGTCGTCAAAATCCTTGGGATGGTTAATTGTACAGAAGATTTTATCGATCAGCCTAAAGTAATTGATGGAGCTTCAGACCTTCTTGTCGATGTGTTTGGTGAAAAGGGACGTCATGCTAGGTCAGCAGTAGGCATGGCACAGCTCCCTGGTGGTACTGCAATTGAAATTGAAATGATTGTAGAAGTTGAAGGGTAA